Proteins from a genomic interval of Paenibacillus sp. RC334:
- a CDS encoding LysR family transcriptional regulator — protein sequence MNLKHLQYFRVLAEMEHFTQAALRLCITQPSLSHAISELEKDLGVHLFEKQGRNIRLNKYGRFFLKYVEHAMDELEKGEHNLRELVSPSHGNVDLAFIYTLGSHFIPAIIQAFSASDARKDISFSFHQGNTNDIIQGLKQEHYDVAFCSHMENEPDVEFIPLAQQELVVIVSPDHPLASLDQIDLKDTAAYPFIFFNKKSGIRPIIENLFAKVGVTPEIICEIEEDTAMAGLVSVNYGIAVMPRISSLDYFNVKTLPIVNPEYERFIYLASIKNRYLSPAVVDFRNFALSYGEEFYLKTHQRV from the coding sequence ATGAACCTGAAGCACCTACAATATTTTCGTGTACTTGCAGAGATGGAGCATTTTACCCAAGCAGCTTTACGACTATGTATTACTCAACCCAGTTTAAGCCATGCGATTTCAGAATTAGAAAAGGATCTGGGGGTTCATTTGTTTGAAAAGCAGGGGAGGAATATTCGGCTGAACAAATACGGACGATTTTTCCTGAAATATGTGGAGCATGCGATGGATGAATTGGAGAAGGGAGAGCACAACTTGCGGGAATTGGTTAGTCCAAGCCATGGGAATGTGGATCTGGCGTTCATTTACACGTTAGGCTCTCACTTCATTCCAGCGATCATTCAGGCCTTCTCGGCCTCGGATGCCCGTAAAGACATATCCTTTTCTTTTCACCAAGGGAACACGAACGATATTATCCAGGGCTTGAAGCAGGAGCATTATGATGTGGCGTTCTGTTCGCACATGGAAAATGAACCGGACGTTGAATTCATTCCGCTGGCTCAGCAGGAGCTTGTTGTTATTGTTTCACCAGATCATCCGCTGGCTTCGCTGGACCAAATCGATCTCAAGGATACGGCGGCTTATCCTTTTATCTTTTTTAACAAGAAAAGCGGTATCCGTCCCATTATTGAAAATTTGTTCGCCAAAGTAGGTGTTACTCCAGAGATCATTTGCGAGATTGAAGAGGACACGGCGATGGCAGGGCTGGTATCTGTGAATTACGGAATTGCAGTCATGCCTCGAATTTCATCGTTGGATTATTTTAACGTCAAAACATTGCCCATTGTTAATCCCGAATACGAGCGTTTTATCTATCTGGCGAGCATCAAAAACAGGTATTTATCCCCGGCTGTAGTGGACTTTCGGAACTTTGCGCTAAGCTACGGTGAGGAATTTTATCTGAAAACGCATCAGCGTGTCTAA
- a CDS encoding aminoglycoside phosphotransferase family protein: MILLLHFIQKSWEAMNLFHPYVNVDGTLNDTQVWSREVLYTGTNGRHVERFYVSPSESYVFKPLTNDEQAGRERWVYEHVLPSLPSVYPRLLACSDSEEDGGVEWMIFEDLGPLHHLHEEQAMLRAVGLIAGWHALPPDRFTGIPLRGPKPLIQELVSELYIRKLDVLKLCSSLGFPKQQVQRIYAQLDQFAFSPQLVLSHGDLHPGNYALSGERLMVLDWEHAHLNTRLWDVYHLIDMSHPLFPRRITFDLRIRLLDRYLEQLDLLGAGLERGVFMQEYGMFAVVFSLWMLLLIESDLRRIGTELHINSDKWSKEQLEAQRGEALACLNQCAAMLEWGQVRRCE; encoded by the coding sequence ATGATCTTGCTATTACATTTTATACAAAAAAGTTGGGAAGCTATGAATCTATTTCATCCATATGTGAATGTTGACGGTACTTTGAATGATACGCAGGTGTGGAGTCGGGAAGTTTTATATACAGGTACAAATGGTCGGCATGTAGAACGTTTTTACGTGTCACCTTCTGAGAGTTATGTGTTCAAGCCATTAACCAATGATGAGCAAGCAGGCCGGGAGAGATGGGTGTATGAGCATGTACTTCCTTCACTACCGTCGGTTTATCCCCGATTGCTTGCCTGCTCTGATTCAGAGGAAGATGGCGGAGTAGAATGGATGATTTTTGAGGATCTTGGTCCGTTGCATCATCTACACGAAGAACAAGCGATGTTGCGGGCTGTTGGACTTATAGCAGGGTGGCATGCTTTGCCGCCGGATCGTTTTACCGGAATTCCACTGCGAGGACCGAAGCCGCTCATTCAGGAATTGGTTTCTGAGTTGTACATACGCAAGCTTGATGTGTTGAAGCTTTGCAGCTCGTTAGGGTTTCCTAAACAGCAGGTTCAGCGTATCTATGCACAGCTGGATCAGTTCGCTTTTTCACCGCAGCTTGTGTTGTCTCATGGTGATCTTCATCCGGGCAACTATGCGCTGAGTGGGGAGCGGCTGATGGTGCTGGATTGGGAGCATGCCCATTTGAACACACGGCTCTGGGATGTGTATCATCTGATCGACATGTCCCACCCGTTGTTTCCCCGGCGTATAACGTTCGACTTGCGAATTCGCTTGCTGGACAGGTATTTGGAGCAGCTGGACCTGTTGGGAGCAGGACTGGAGCGAGGCGTATTTATGCAAGAATATGGCATGTTTGCTGTGGTATTTTCGCTGTGGATGCTGTTGTTAATTGAAAGTGATTTGCGAAGGATCGGAACGGAATTGCATATAAACAGTGATAAATGGTCAAAAGAGCAATTAGAAGCCCAACGGGGCGAGGCGTTAGCCTGTTTGAACCAATGCGCAGCGATGCTGGAATGGGGACAAGTCAGAAGGTGTGAATAA
- a CDS encoding glycosyltransferase, whose product MKKVGLVMRKIQFAEAQGPRIFAERLKQIGLELGVDIVFVSPERHVSSHDWLPGYEHEKGDLVNYDVVLDQLHEQQIEDVIYTVSGFTYLKMFFKNSVLFPHSFPDPALTGYEMMKPFYQIVDKAIVQTDFLKQEMASKFGVTDVTVIPIGFNERLVEKYFDPSQVVENRVMWIGRDEENRRPDLVLEYARHNPDKEVYMVFGGERYKESMKKYDISDNVKLQFALTQDEVFALMNTAKVYWSCSKFDTFAMPLTEALAMGKIVVKPEHPCYGHISSTHSFSGNEKNWFELVNMAAASPRRVSKENQAYAMEKFSSRVMKQGYRDFFENWLS is encoded by the coding sequence ATGAAAAAAGTCGGTTTGGTCATGAGAAAAATACAGTTTGCCGAAGCGCAGGGCCCGCGTATTTTTGCGGAACGTCTGAAGCAGATCGGGCTGGAGCTGGGCGTGGATATCGTATTTGTGTCACCGGAGCGCCATGTTAGCAGCCATGACTGGCTTCCCGGTTATGAGCATGAAAAGGGTGATCTTGTTAATTATGACGTGGTGCTCGACCAGCTTCATGAGCAGCAGATTGAGGATGTTATTTATACGGTATCCGGCTTTACATATTTGAAAATGTTTTTTAAAAACAGCGTGCTTTTTCCGCACAGTTTTCCTGATCCGGCGCTTACAGGCTATGAGATGATGAAGCCTTTTTATCAGATCGTGGACAAGGCTATTGTGCAGACTGACTTTCTAAAGCAGGAGATGGCATCCAAATTTGGTGTAACCGATGTGACGGTCATCCCGATTGGATTTAATGAGCGGCTGGTGGAAAAGTATTTTGACCCTTCGCAGGTCGTGGAGAATCGGGTGATGTGGATCGGAAGGGATGAGGAGAATCGGCGTCCTGATCTGGTGCTGGAGTATGCGCGGCATAATCCCGACAAGGAAGTTTACATGGTGTTTGGCGGAGAACGCTACAAGGAAAGCATGAAGAAGTACGATATCTCTGACAATGTAAAGCTCCAATTTGCGTTGACGCAGGATGAGGTATTTGCGCTGATGAATACGGCCAAAGTTTATTGGAGCTGCTCCAAATTCGACACGTTTGCGATGCCGTTGACCGAAGCACTGGCTATGGGTAAAATCGTCGTGAAGCCTGAGCATCCTTGCTACGGACATATCAGCTCCACGCACTCTTTTTCGGGCAATGAGAAAAACTGGTTCGAGCTGGTCAATATGGCTGCTGCCTCGCCTCGTCGGGTTTCCAAGGAAAATCAGGCGTATGCCATGGAAAAGTTTTCGAGCAGGGTGATGAAGCAGGGATATCGGGACTTTTTTGAGAATTGGTTAAGCTGA
- a CDS encoding MFS transporter, translated as MKNPYIRMATGLYINYFLLGMINVILSSNMSFLTVQLNTDKAAIGYLVSAIGIGKLLALGVAGKMSDKYGRKPLVVIASFAYLIFLIGIPLAPNYTLAFVFAIIAGLCNSMMDSGTYPALIEGFGKKAGSATVLVKASVSIGAIVIPFMIAFFIDHNMFYGYSFFIPAGIYLLSGIFLSMTAFPNHKMEEQKATTEAAQSMDTFRSEPKFWQEGLSLIIIGFTSTLLFMVVQLWLPTFGQEALGMDKASAIKLLSYYSIGSLVSVILLAVVLGRFIKPVTVMIVYPFIALLSLLALITWHNPVATIISSFLIGLSTAGIFQIALTVMTEFFRKNKGTTTSLVNIAASLSFILMPLATGGMSKSLGITSVFILDIAIAVVSILLAVFVAYRYKKVFH; from the coding sequence ATGAAAAATCCTTATATCAGAATGGCAACAGGGCTTTACATCAACTATTTTCTTCTGGGTATGATCAATGTTATTCTCTCCTCGAATATGAGCTTCCTGACCGTGCAATTGAACACGGATAAGGCTGCCATCGGTTATCTGGTGTCAGCCATCGGGATCGGCAAGCTGCTGGCGCTCGGGGTAGCCGGGAAAATGTCAGACAAGTATGGAAGAAAGCCACTCGTTGTGATTGCATCATTTGCTTATTTAATTTTCCTGATCGGTATTCCCCTTGCACCCAACTATACGTTGGCATTCGTATTTGCTATTATCGCAGGGCTTTGTAACTCCATGATGGATTCGGGAACGTATCCCGCATTAATTGAAGGTTTCGGAAAAAAAGCCGGATCTGCAACGGTCTTGGTCAAAGCATCCGTTTCTATCGGTGCCATTGTTATTCCGTTCATGATTGCATTCTTTATCGATCACAATATGTTCTATGGCTACTCCTTCTTTATTCCGGCAGGTATTTATCTGCTGAGTGGTATCTTCTTGTCGATGACAGCCTTTCCCAATCACAAAATGGAGGAACAAAAGGCTACAACCGAGGCTGCTCAATCCATGGATACATTCCGAAGTGAGCCTAAGTTTTGGCAAGAGGGGCTCTCTCTGATCATTATCGGTTTTACTTCCACTCTATTGTTCATGGTCGTGCAGCTATGGCTTCCTACCTTTGGACAAGAAGCTCTTGGCATGGACAAAGCCAGTGCTATTAAACTGCTAAGCTACTATAGTATAGGTTCGTTGGTTTCCGTTATTCTGCTAGCCGTGGTACTTGGCAGATTCATTAAACCGGTTACCGTCATGATTGTGTATCCGTTTATTGCCTTGCTTTCCTTGCTGGCTTTAATTACATGGCACAATCCTGTCGCTACTATAATCAGTTCGTTCTTAATCGGATTGTCTACCGCAGGTATATTCCAAATTGCTCTCACCGTTATGACTGAATTTTTCCGCAAGAATAAAGGAACTACGACTTCTCTCGTGAACATTGCAGCCAGTCTTTCGTTCATTCTGATGCCGTTAGCTACCGGGGGCATGTCCAAGAGCCTCGGAATTACTTCCGTGTTCATTCTGGATATTGCGATTGCCGTAGTCAGTATTTTGCTGGCCGTGTTTGTTGCTTATCGATATAAAAAAGTATTTCATTAA
- a CDS encoding MFS transporter, translated as MKRSSFPVASGLYVNYLLFGMFNIMLASHMSFLTEHLHTDQAGISLLVSAMGFGRLFTLYISGVLSDRYGRKPFIIAAGLLMAVFLVGIPLSPSFEIAMVLAVLAGVANSFLDSGTYPALIEAFPQSSGSATVLVRGFISIGAAFLPLMIIFFMNHDIFYGFSFFLPALIFALNAIYLFKMKFPDMRVQAPKEPVHDTTVSDVEQTVDLKSNDRSKPRFWQEGLCLIVLGFTGPTLLYIVQLWLPTFGQQFIGMTESESLRLLVYYNVGSLVSVFVLVIVLRKWIKPVHIILIYPCISLLAFGALLLFKSQAAAIISSCVIGFSISGVLQLTLTVMSEFFSQRKGQITGFIYTATSLSYTVIPVFTGFLLKHSQISSVFMLAIIVNVLGIVLAVFVNFRYSTVFPANRKLPSKIALETE; from the coding sequence ATGAAACGTTCTTCTTTTCCAGTGGCGTCCGGCCTTTATGTAAACTATCTTCTGTTTGGTATGTTTAACATTATGCTGGCGTCACACATGTCCTTTTTAACCGAGCATTTGCATACAGATCAGGCGGGAATCAGTCTTCTGGTATCCGCAATGGGATTTGGCAGGCTGTTTACGCTGTACATATCCGGGGTGCTTTCCGACCGTTATGGTCGCAAGCCGTTTATTATAGCCGCAGGGCTACTAATGGCCGTTTTTTTGGTTGGTATACCGCTAAGCCCCAGCTTTGAAATTGCGATGGTGCTGGCAGTGCTGGCAGGTGTAGCGAATTCTTTTCTCGATTCAGGCACCTATCCAGCTCTGATCGAAGCTTTTCCTCAATCTTCCGGTTCGGCTACTGTATTGGTGAGAGGTTTTATATCCATCGGAGCAGCGTTTTTACCGTTAATGATTATCTTTTTTATGAATCACGATATTTTTTACGGATTCTCATTCTTTTTACCGGCACTTATATTTGCTCTGAATGCGATTTACCTGTTCAAAATGAAATTTCCAGACATGCGGGTTCAGGCGCCCAAGGAGCCAGTTCACGATACTACCGTGTCTGACGTGGAACAAACGGTGGATCTAAAATCAAATGACCGGAGCAAGCCGCGCTTCTGGCAGGAAGGACTGTGCCTTATTGTTCTCGGCTTTACCGGGCCTACCTTGCTGTACATCGTTCAGTTGTGGCTGCCTACTTTTGGACAGCAGTTTATCGGTATGACTGAATCAGAGTCCCTGAGGTTATTAGTCTATTACAATGTCGGTTCTCTCGTATCCGTGTTCGTATTGGTGATTGTGTTAAGAAAGTGGATCAAACCTGTTCACATTATTCTCATTTATCCATGCATTTCTTTGTTGGCTTTTGGAGCATTGCTCCTTTTCAAATCACAGGCTGCGGCCATTATTAGCTCATGTGTCATCGGGTTTTCCATTTCGGGTGTGCTTCAGCTGACATTGACCGTGATGAGTGAATTTTTCAGTCAACGTAAAGGACAGATTACGGGATTTATTTACACGGCAACTTCTCTGTCATACACGGTCATTCCTGTGTTTACGGGGTTCCTTTTGAAACATTCCCAAATATCCAGTGTGTTCATGCTGGCTATTATTGTGAATGTGTTGGGTATAGTGCTGGCGGTATTTGTTAATTTCCGATACAGTACAGTTTTTCCAGCGAACCGCAAATTGCCCTCCAAAATCGCGCTGGAAACGGAATAG
- a CDS encoding pectate lyase, translating into MNTRTAKVLKKGMSIALSGMLVALFVGNYSAHAAPEVVSKTILVKAGEVYDGKGKTVAADPKTLGDGSQAEAQKPIFKLENGATLKNVIIAAPAADGVHVYGNGTISNVTWEDVGEDALTLKEKGTVNITGGGAFHAYDKVFQINAEGTINIKNFRADDIGKLVRQLGGSTFRVNMTLDKSDISNVKDSILRSDGPNSTAKITNTRYHNVPQLFKGFKSGNTSESGNTKY; encoded by the coding sequence ATGAACACAAGAACAGCCAAAGTATTGAAAAAGGGAATGAGTATCGCTTTATCAGGTATGCTGGTTGCTTTATTTGTTGGCAATTATTCTGCTCATGCAGCTCCAGAAGTGGTTAGTAAAACCATTCTTGTAAAAGCCGGAGAAGTATACGATGGTAAGGGGAAGACGGTAGCCGCTGATCCAAAAACCTTGGGTGACGGAAGCCAGGCTGAGGCCCAAAAGCCTATTTTCAAGCTTGAAAATGGTGCAACTTTGAAAAATGTGATCATTGCTGCCCCTGCTGCGGATGGTGTGCATGTGTATGGCAACGGAACCATTTCCAACGTAACGTGGGAGGATGTAGGTGAAGATGCATTGACGCTTAAAGAAAAAGGTACGGTAAACATTACGGGCGGTGGAGCGTTCCATGCATATGATAAAGTCTTCCAAATCAATGCCGAGGGCACGATTAACATTAAAAACTTTAGAGCCGATGATATCGGAAAACTGGTTCGCCAACTGGGCGGCTCTACCTTCAGAGTGAATATGACTTTGGATAAATCGGATATTTCCAATGTAAAGGATTCGATCCTGAGATCGGACGGTCCTAACAGCACAGCTAAAATTACGAACACTCGTTATCACAATGTGCCACAATTGTTCAAAGGCTTTAAATCCGGTAATACGAGTGAGTCTGGCAATACTAAATATTAA
- the aroD gene encoding type I 3-dehydroquinate dehydratase, giving the protein MEKIVKVKDVLIGEGAPKICVPMVGETLEQLKEEAAYLRTLDLDIVEWRVDFFEHVEDLEKVKAALIEIRSILANIPLVFTFRSAREGGEKEISTASYVELNRTAAETGQVDIIDVELFNDEADVKALVEAAHKHNVSVIISNHDFQKTPSKEEIVSRLRKAQELGGDLPKIAVMPTNTADVLTLLDATRIMAEEYADRPIITMSMAGKGVVSRLTGELFGSALTFGAAKKASAPGQIPVTELREILTVLHSHS; this is encoded by the coding sequence ATGGAAAAAATCGTAAAGGTGAAAGATGTTTTGATCGGTGAAGGCGCGCCTAAAATCTGTGTTCCGATGGTGGGAGAAACGTTGGAGCAACTGAAGGAAGAAGCTGCCTATTTGCGTACACTCGACTTGGATATCGTGGAGTGGAGAGTCGATTTTTTCGAGCATGTAGAGGATTTGGAGAAGGTTAAGGCTGCCTTGATTGAAATCCGGTCCATCTTGGCGAATATTCCGCTCGTCTTTACGTTCCGCAGCGCCCGGGAAGGTGGGGAAAAGGAAATCAGTACAGCGAGTTATGTGGAGTTGAACCGCACGGCAGCCGAAACGGGACAGGTAGATATCATTGATGTGGAGCTTTTTAATGACGAAGCCGATGTGAAGGCGCTGGTGGAAGCTGCGCATAAGCATAACGTATCCGTGATTATATCCAACCACGATTTCCAGAAGACACCGTCGAAGGAGGAAATCGTATCTCGGTTGCGTAAGGCGCAGGAGCTGGGAGGCGATCTGCCTAAAATAGCAGTTATGCCAACAAATACGGCCGATGTACTGACCTTGCTGGATGCCACGCGTATCATGGCAGAGGAATATGCAGACCGGCCTATTATTACGATGTCGATGGCGGGAAAAGGTGTCGTGAGCCGTCTGACCGGAGAGCTGTTTGGTTCGGCTTTAACCTTTGGTGCCGCTAAGAAAGCTTCCGCGCCGGGGCAGATACCTGTCACTGAACTGAGAGAGATATTAACAGTGCTGCACAGTCATTCATAA
- a CDS encoding shikimate dehydrogenase, which translates to MKNAGRIDGRTQLIGLLATPIGHSLSPAMHNLAFEKLGLNNAYMAFEVGNELLEEVVRGMRALNIRGYNVSMPNKTAIVQYLDELDDSAKFTGAVNTVVNTDGKLKGYSTDGSGYVRNLREHGIDLKGKKMTLVGSGGAATPIAIEAAQAGLAEISIFARNDQFFARAEENVRIINEDMRHTQVKANIYPLEDQEQLREEIRTSHIFANGTGVGMKPLEGKSVLEDTSMLRSDLIVTDVVYSPAKSKLMEQAESVGATAINGLGMMLWQGALAFELWTGQEMPVSYIKEQLFADKL; encoded by the coding sequence ATGAAAAATGCTGGACGTATTGACGGAAGAACACAATTAATCGGACTGCTTGCTACACCGATCGGACATTCTTTGTCCCCGGCTATGCATAATCTTGCGTTTGAAAAACTGGGCCTGAACAACGCGTATATGGCCTTTGAAGTAGGAAATGAACTACTGGAAGAAGTGGTACGGGGGATGCGTGCTCTGAACATACGCGGTTATAACGTGTCCATGCCAAACAAAACAGCCATTGTGCAGTACCTTGACGAGTTGGACGACAGCGCTAAATTTACAGGTGCCGTCAACACCGTCGTGAATACGGACGGCAAGCTGAAAGGCTACAGCACAGACGGATCTGGTTATGTTCGTAACTTGCGTGAACACGGTATTGATCTGAAAGGTAAAAAAATGACACTCGTCGGCTCTGGCGGCGCAGCTACACCCATTGCTATTGAAGCGGCTCAAGCAGGTCTGGCTGAAATTTCAATCTTTGCCCGTAACGATCAGTTCTTTGCCCGTGCAGAAGAAAATGTCCGTATTATTAATGAAGATATGAGACACACCCAAGTCAAAGCGAATATATATCCTCTGGAAGATCAAGAACAACTGCGTGAAGAGATCCGCACAAGTCATATTTTCGCAAACGGAACAGGTGTCGGCATGAAACCACTGGAAGGCAAAAGCGTGCTTGAAGATACATCCATGCTTCGTTCCGACCTGATCGTGACTGATGTGGTATACAGCCCTGCTAAATCCAAGCTGATGGAGCAAGCTGAATCCGTAGGCGCAACCGCCATTAACGGTCTGGGCATGATGCTGTGGCAGGGCGCACTTGCTTTCGAGCTGTGGACAGGCCAGGAAATGCCGGTCTCTTATATCAAGGAACAGCTGTTTGCGGACAAGCTGTAA
- a CDS encoding shikimate kinase yields MQNKREIPLREQNIVLIGFMGVGKTTIGSHLARKLYRDFVDIDQEIEQEYNMPTTEIFKTYGEKRFREIEKEHILKLCSNTRLKVISVGGGAFLQEEVKQACLASSIVFFLDLNWESWKDRLKMLIDTRPNLQNKNLDEIEALFRSRQDIYAVNHSKIDTDQLDAEEVADYIIQTLNLGWELYEPTRGLN; encoded by the coding sequence GTGCAAAACAAGAGAGAGATTCCATTAAGAGAACAGAATATTGTGCTCATTGGCTTTATGGGTGTAGGCAAAACAACGATCGGTTCCCATCTCGCGCGCAAGCTGTATCGGGACTTTGTGGATATTGATCAGGAGATTGAACAAGAGTACAACATGCCGACAACAGAAATTTTCAAAACATATGGAGAAAAAAGATTCCGTGAGATTGAAAAAGAGCATATTCTCAAACTATGCAGCAATACCCGCCTGAAAGTCATCTCGGTTGGTGGCGGTGCCTTTTTACAAGAAGAGGTTAAACAGGCTTGCCTGGCTTCATCTATCGTCTTCTTTTTAGATTTAAATTGGGAATCCTGGAAGGATCGACTCAAGATGCTCATCGATACCCGTCCCAATCTGCAAAACAAGAATTTGGACGAAATCGAAGCTCTTTTCCGTTCCAGACAGGACATTTACGCGGTAAATCACTCCAAGATCGATACAGATCAGCTGGATGCGGAAGAAGTCGCAGACTACATTATTCAAACTCTAAATCTCGGTTGGGAACTGTATGAGCCTACTCGTGGATTGAATTAG